Below is a genomic region from Sorghum bicolor cultivar BTx623 chromosome 9, Sorghum_bicolor_NCBIv3, whole genome shotgun sequence.
gacttgtttagttcaccctaaaatccctaaaaaaatttaagattttccgtcacattaaatttttagacatatgcatggagtattaaatgtagataaaaaataattaattacacagtttgtctgtaatttgcaagatgaatcttttgagtctaattagtctatgattataattatcaaatataaacaaaattactacagtagcaaaacccaaaaaaatttcaccaactaaacaagacctaaaggtGCCATTTTTACTTTCTATGAAGTCAAATATTTTAAACTTTGATTacatatatactaaaaatattaatatttataatgtaTAATTAATACCAAAGATAATTTTTTATAACTCAAAGCCAAATACGCGACCCATCGAGACGTCACACAATGGTGTAAACCCCCCTCCCCCTCTGCACATCTCCCTCTCGATCCTACGCTAGTGCCCACGCCAGAGACAAGGAAGCTAGCGGTTGCTTGGGTTCCAGCGACAGCAAGGTAACTGGTAAGGGTTACCATCTCCAGTTGTTATACAAGGAAGTTCGGCGGAGATGGTCGTGACAAAAATACGGTGGCGGGTTGAAGGGCAGTGGGCGCACTGTTGGATGGTCGGTGGGGGACTACCAGTCGGGTAGGGTTGGCAGTCGGGGCATCGCGGTGAGCTTATTGGCACCTTGCCCTGGGGTTAGAGTGGGTAGGGGTCGAGGAGCGGGTGATGGAATGGCGAGGTGGATAGCTAGTGGTGTGGGCGGAGTCAAGATGAGGATGAAGTTTGTCGCCGGCGCGCTACGTTGTATTTAGAGGAGGACAAGGTGGAGGTGGCAGTGAGGTGGGATGGTCAGCGGGCGGTGGGAGCCGTTGGTGGTGGAGGGGCGACGAAGGAGGGGCATGGGAGGGAGAGATGCAACGTGGAAGACGGGTCGTGCCCTTCGCAATGTGcctttattattttataatagatttatttagacatacatatatataaactcACGCGACATGTatctttgtttttttataataGATTTTCTAGACAATCAAATATATAAATCTAGTTAGATAAGAAAATTTTAATCGGCATCATCCCATAACAACATTACTTTTGAGATAGAGTATCACCCCATAATCTATTTTGATACTATTCTAAATGTCTTTGACGCGCTGGTTTGTAAAGTTATGATTAAAAATATTGTTtactaatttattataagagaaaaatactattaattgatagaaaaaatatgtttataagacaagcgaacgacGAAAAGACAACCATTATGGGCTGCTGCCCTGTGCACGTCATTACTGATGGGAAGTCTCCGCGGAACAATAAACCTCGTCCCAAGCGATCGGGTCACGAATCACGATGGATAAAAGCTCAAACTGACCGTCGTCAACCGGatgactagggccttgtttagttgaccaaaaaataaaaacttttaaagatttttcgtcaAATCAAATTTTACGGTACATGTATGAGAcagtaaataaaaatgaaaacaaaaactaattacacagtttatctgtaaatcaggagacgaatcttttaagcctaattactccatgattagataatatttgccaaataaaaacgaaactgctacagtgtcaaaatccaaaaacttttcacatctaaacaaatcCTTAGAAGTAGAAGAAGAATGAGGAAGATGACACGGACATGAGCGTTGCAATGCTCACACGCGAGGATAGCTAGCTGGACAATTTCATTTCCCTAATACTATACCTAGATGGTCAAGTTTCATAAATAGGCTTTTCCATGggctaaatatttttttaatgtaAAACTGCCATGGGCTAAATATCCATCACGTCCTACAATCcctaatgttttttttttccaataaTCGAACAATAGGGCATGCACCActtcgtcaaaaaaaaaaaggcatgcACCATAAAAAGGGGTCCAGAGTTTTAAAAGTAatacctcttatttttatattatatatcACATTAGCTTTGTGCTAAGCCAAACATTCATATGTTTGATCATTCATCTCACAAAAAAACTATACAATTACGTACATCCTCCGTCCATAATAAACACACACTACATTTCTCGAAGAGTCAAACTCTTTTAAAATATATAGTATCAATATTTGTGTATTCAAATACATTTATGatgaaaatatattatatgatTAATATAATGATATTTATCGAACATCATAAATGTTAGTACTTTTgcgtatatatttaattaaatcTAAAATTATTTGATTCCTCAATAAGCGAGATACACGCTTCTTTTAGAAAAGTGGAAATATCAATTATCGATTCCTAAATATAtttaataaaattatatttACAGATATGTACTCCCCCCTTTCCAAATATGAGATGGTTTAACATTTCTAGATTCATAGGTAGATCTATGTTATGTCTATGGACTAATTGGTTTGGATGGATCAAGTTAAGATTTTTTTATagtttgattaaatttatagaaaacaaTACCAATTTATCACAAATAGTGTTACTTTGAATTACTATTATGAGACTCATCTAATAGTTTTATTTGTAATCATAAACATTCATCTCCAAACAGGTTTACTCTTGAGTCTTGATGAAAAggtgagtgttttttttttttgaaactaaaaggTGAGTGTTAGTATTATTTAGTTTTTATTACGGGGGAGTAGAAGGAATCGCGCGGCGCCGTAGGACGTCATGTTTGGGCGGTCGAAACGTGTCGCGAAGGGCCCCACCCTGCGTGCCTGCGTCAGCAGGTGTGGTCGTGGTACCTGGTGGGGGCGCAATGACCGTCGTACCCCTGGACAGTGGCAGCGCTGGCTGTTTGAATCACGCGGGCCGAGGCGGGGGGGGCATCTCGTGGGGGCGCCGCGGTGGCAGGCCGgggaattttgcaaaaccgacCGTGCCGTCACCTGACGTCGGTGTCGCCAGGGAAGATTCCTTTTTTTAACATGGCCCGCCTTTCAACAGTCTCTCTCTGGATGTGGATGATTTAATTAACCAGAGACGCAGACGCTCTCGATCTTGGATGGATCATGATCTGTATCCAGCCATGGGGTTTACAGGgaatttttttaattaattttggGTAATAAAAGGGGTTGGTTGGCTCTGCAATTCCGCAGCGTAGTTGTCTTGGTGTTTCCCTCCGAATTTAAAAAAGATTCCAGGATCTTACTCGCTCCAACGTCCCGCTTTTCGAATGACTAGAAATGTATCTTGTATATGCAAATAtgtatattataaaatatatatatttcataCTTAATTTAATGAtacatattatatataataaatatttatatatatatatatatatatttagttaaatttcAGAGAAAATAACTCCTCAAAAACAGAGATATGTATTTATTTATGAACGGTGCGAGCAGCTGCAGGAGCGGTTGCCACTCGCCATTGTGTACGGCACGGGGGCGCGCAGCCGAGCAGGCGCAGCAGCACCGGCACCGGACGTCCGGCCCCAGGAAAGCCGTCGCGACACACGTGTTGAACGCCGTGGTGGTGCTGTCACTGCATAAATAAAACGGAATACTGTTAGACCTTGTTTAATTTCAtctaaaaactaaaaacattTTTTTCTCAAGATTCTCAATCATATCAAAATTTACAGCATATGTTTAGAAcattgaatataaataaaaaaaataactaattgtacatttatttaaaatttgcgagacgaatattttaaatttagttaatttataattagacaataattattaaatacaaaaaaaaagtgtTACGGTCCCTAAAACCTTTTCATGtaacaaactaaacaagaccatagttTTGCAATATCAATCGGCACCACGTGCACGCGCATGCATACTCAGTAGTATATTATACTGGAGTAGCTACTGCGTTCGTGCTCATACCGTGctcaacggcggcggcggcggtgaatTTGAATCGTGGCGCTGGCGGTGGCGGCAACATGGCGTTGCCAGGAGCCGGCAGCTTGGAGGGTATAGCAGTACTCGCCAGAGCGCCTACAGCTAGCGGATTACTATACGTCCTCTCGTATCTAATCCAATCCTATCCATGATCCTGTATATCCTAGCTCCTCTCTCCACGTACGTACAGCTTGTCTCCCTGCGCATACGAACTGCGCTGAGACTTGCAACACAGCTAGGTACTGCCCTTGCATGGCCAATGTAGGCTCTGTTTGGTTCATTGGGTTAAACTTTAACTTTTGTCACATTAAATAtttcaacatatatatatatagtattaaatatagattatttacaaaattaaaaatatatttaatgttttatgtatttaCTGtagaattcgatgtgacagagaattaaaaaattttataaaaatttttagaactaaaacAAGGCCTTTAAAGAAAGCGAGCTGCGTGCATGGCAGCAGCTGGGCCTAGCGGCCTACAGTACTGGCTGCCTGCATGCAGGCTCGAGTACTCGACCGTGTCCTCGTGACCAAACCGGGCTGCCGGCTGCACCGACGACCGACCGACGAGTCAGGCGACTGGCGACCCCCTGATGTTGGTGCATGTACTCCGTACGCATCCATCCATGCGTCCAGCTAGACAGCGGGAGCGAGGACCTGGAGCTGGctgcctactactactactactaccaggCTACCAACTGCTTTTGCGGTGATCAATGACGATGATGATGGTGATCATTGCGTTATCGGCTTGCTTTGCGCCGGCACCCGTCTCGGTCGGGTCGGATGCATGCTCATCAAGCTTACCTTTGCGATCGAATTCGCATACAGGTTCTTGCGGACAGGGCCAGTGGGTGGGCTCGAGATGCATGGGAGAGCTACCTCCCAACACATCATGAACCGCACCTGCCCGGCCCACGACATCCGCAGCCACTTCATCAACAATTAAAACCAGACAATTTTAGCCCTTGCCTGGTTTCAAAAGTTGGTTTCGagtatagattttttttttcaaaaataaaactaaattaTAACTAAATAAATATCTTAAATCCataaataattatttataaataaaaaacatGAAATCGAtaccatttttttttgaaaaatgtaGTATCCATTTAAATAAATTAGTTAGATTTTTTATGCATTTTACATATTATtttaattaaatataaatgtTTGACATTCTCatattttgaaattcttttttttaattGTTTGAATGAACTCAACTCAGTTGGAGGAAATGACCAAAACCAAAATTGTACATCTTGATGAGATCTATAAGTTTGTAGTCGATGACTTGTTCCTTTCAAATCATTTACGGTCCCAAAATTCTGTTTCAAGTTCTCATAttttaaatttttaaaaattcaaattttttgaACCAACACAAATGGACAAATGCAAGAATCAAAGTAGTTCTTgatgagatctataactttgtactttatgacttttttatttgaattattTATGGTACTAAATTTTTATTTGAAGGTTTCATATTTTTGAAATTTAAAGTGTTCAAAAAAACTTGGACGAAGAAATTACAAAAACCAAAGTTAGAGATCTCGATTTGATAGACTATTTTTTACAAAAGTTTTTGTACTAATTTTGTATTTACGAAGTTGTATCCAATACAGAACTGATTAGTTATTCTACCATCGATAAGTATGTCAATTGACAATTCAACTACTCATAGGTCTGTCAGCACAAACTaaggggctgtttggttggTAGCCACAATTTGTCATACTTTACCTTagacaagtttgaccaagttggcaAGTGTTTTGTTGACAATTAAGCTTAGGCACGATTACTTGGGCTCTAAATTaatgtcatagagttaaaaagtgtggcaagattccTTTAGACATGGCAAAATATGGCAACCAATTTGCTAGCCACACTTTTTGTGGCTTGCCACACTTTGTGGTAAACTAtagctagcaaccaaacatcccctAAGTCTAAGTGGACATGACGCGACTATTAGTAGTTCCACTACTACATAAAACTTTTGCGAGACAAGCAAGGCTAACTGCCTCTAATGAAAGGTCACGGTTAATGAAAGAATAACGAAGGCAATTTCTcttgcccgcctcggttaatcaaaCATAGAAAACAAAACACAAAGAAAATCTTGTGGTAGGCCtgctgagcccatccatgggccGACCAAGCCCATCTACGATCGTCGACGCCGCTGCTCGCTGCTGCCTGGATCGCGTGCCCTGCCAAGATATGGCCTCCAGTCGTCAGATATGGGCTTTGGTTTGGGCTAGGATTGGGCCAATATTTTTTGTGGCGGGATTTATAGTGTGCCCGCCACCGGAAATGGATTTTGAAGACGGTTGCTTTAAGATAATTGTCTCAAAAAATAGAGGATTTTGTGGAGGCGGTTGCCTTAATACGTCCTCCTCCATAAAATGATTTTAGGAGGCGGCCAAAAGTGTCGGCCTCAGGCCTCAGTAAATATAAAAATGCCGGTCTCCGTTAATTGTATGTATTAACCAAGACAGTTGAATTTTGTGACCGTCTCCATTAATAAAATGGCACCATCTTGTAAAATCATTTGTGTAGTAGTGTTCAGTGGCCAACTAGTGAGGATTGCCGGTAGGGATTTTATTTCTGCATTTTTTCTGATACAATTCCCAGCTCTacaattttttattaaaaaaactatTTAGGCCTATTTGGATCCCATGAATCAAAACTAATGTCAAAAAAGTGCTTCACATTCTATTGTTAGATTATGAGCCTATTTAGCACAACTCACAAACAACTTCATGAGTTTGTTCTGAGTTGTTTTTTTCCTGCTAAACACTATTTTCTAAAatagcttcatgggtgaagttATTTTTCTTCTACATTCATAGAGATAGAGTTAGGATGAAGCTAAAAGAATAGCTTATCCTAGCTCTCTCTTCTATTTATTTCTTTCATCTATGCATGAAGTTGCTGGTGATGCTGTTTTGTCAAACAACTTTTTAAAAATAACTGAGCTTTACTTTGAAAGTTGCTCATAAAactcattttttcaaaaaaaaaaaaaaacccttcaCTTATGAAGCTGAGCTTTGTCAAACACGACTAACATTTCAATTTCTCTCGATTCCAGAAACCAAACAGAaccttcattttttttttaaaaaaaaaaagaaaattaccCTTCAACTTGCCTTGGACGGTAGGCGCGTCCTGTGTCAGTCCATACGGTAAAGCCGTAAAGGCAAATCACTTGAGTGCGCTTTAGCAGATCCGTTGATCAAAAAGGCCCTTGGATGCATGTGTTCCAACTGCTTGCTTTGCGGTTTGCTTCGGACGGCAAGTGTACTAGCATACGTGGTGAAATGTAAtcatgcatggtggcatggtgcTTTTGGTACAGCATCATgtacacgtacgtacgtacgtggtACCTCGTTGAGCATTATTAAGATATGGTAGCACAAGTAGGATTCAAATTCGAATGGGAGATCTCTATACTACCTTCCAAAAAAACGGAACAAACCCTAAAAAACTCCATCCCCACCTCGCCATGATATGCCATGCAATCAATCGAGAGCGAGTTAAACACCTCcgatccctccctccctccccggCGAGGCGGCCGGCATGCTGATTGCAAAAGGTACCATGATGCATGGCTTCGCAGCCTCACCACCAGACCACCACCACTCACAGTacagtggcagcagcagcacccaCATGCACGCTGCTGGTACGACGACCGAACCCGGCCGCGCACGTGCAGTGTGCCTGCAGGCCCATACACCATCATGCACCACGCCACCACCATGCGGTTGCGTGGCATGGATGCTACGCAGACCACAGTGCAAACGCACCCAGGGGGGGGGCTGGCTTTTGCACCGGCGCCCAGGCAGGGGCATGCATGATCATCCATCGTGATCGATCTGGTCATGGAAAACGGCCAGCTTGCTCCAACGCACCGCGCCCCCGAGGCACTGATGAATGCCTCGTTTAgtttacagtttatctgtaaatcgcaagatgaatctgttgagtctagttagtccataattgaataataattgccaaattaaaacgaaaatattaccgtaccaaaaaaaaaccaaaaagtttttggcatCAATGCATTGCATGCCTTTTTCTCCCGCACCCATCctctcctatttggggtcgccttttttttttttctcgcgaTCCATCAATTGCAAGCCTATGCGCCTACTCTACTTATCCGCCTGCTGCATCTGCATCTGCCATGCATGCTGTGCACTGCTAGTAGCTCGTGATCGTGCTCGCTGGCTGCAAGCATAGTAGAGTCCTATAGCTCGGACACAACTCCAGCTAGCTTTACCGGTATCGTCTCCGACCGTACGTGAGGTGAGGGGCACGTCCGTGCGACTGCAAGGGTGAAGATCTACCCCACATCCTCCCCACTTTGCTTTGCCATCCGTTGCCCGGCAGGTGCACCAGCGTAGGTGTATAGCAGCGTAGCCTTTTTCCTCGCTGTGGCCAGCTACAGCTTTAGCTCGATCGATCGGATTCGCGATCCGAtcgtgcatgcatgcaatgcaatgcagtgCAGACTGGTGGTGCGTGGCTGCTGCAGCTGGCCTGCAGGTCAAGGCGCCGCTCCGCTCACGGGAGTGTCATGCATGGCATGCAGCCCGGTGGTGGTCTCTCGTCGCCGTACCCGTCGCATGCAGCTAGCAGCGGCCGAGTGATGTGGGTGAGTGGTGTGAGACGTGAGTGATGTGGGGATCGAGATCGAAAGCTGATCTCGATCGATCGATGCCCCGGCGGCCTGCTGGGCCCTGCCAGTTTGATTCCGATCTGGCGTCCGTGTCCCGCCGGCGAGTTCCTTCGTCTCCATCTCGAGGTGGTCACTAGCTCATATATTGCTCGCTAGTTGTTCCTCGTCCTCCTCATCTCCTCAGAACTTGTtcagtttgcaaaaaattttaaactaaacaaggccttatccgTCCTAATGTCTTTAGCTAACTAGCTAGCTACTTGCATGGATCGGTGCGTACTGTATGTAGGATCATGCTCGCGCGCGTAGTACGTAGACGCCTTGTCCCATTCGATGGCCGCATCCATCGATCCCGTCTCGTCCCCCAACTTGGGCTCTGCCAGTGCCGGAGGCAGGGCACCACCACCACACCACGTACTCCCACTGTGAACCTCTGAAACAGGATAACGAGCgagactctctctctctctctctctctgtatgCGAGGGTAAATGAGTAATTTTGGCACGGCGCAGAGATCACCCCGGCGGCCCTTGCTCGGTCTCGGTCGGTCTCATGCACTTGCATGCTGGTCTTCTTGTTTCCAAAAATGCGGTCTACTACAGCTGTTGCTCCCAAACTGGTCTTCTTTGAGTTCTTTCTCGCACCCCGGCCGGCCCTTTCTCGTTTGCGTCTTTTTGGGCTGACGCTGTCCCTTTTCGAACCTCGAGTCCCCCTAAACAaaatctctctctccctccctcttcACGCTTCTCCCAAACTGTAATATTTTTGATTGAGATGCATCCGTTTCCGTTTCATCATTAGTTTAATTTAATTAACGGcgatcagagagagagagagagagatgagtggGCGAGGCCCATGCTTCGCTTTGTCCGCTAATGGTCCGGCCCCTCACCTCACCTCACCTCACCGTCGTGGGCTCGTGGCGTCGTCTATCTCGGTCTCCTCTCCActctccctttttatttccaccCCGCGGCCACTCGCACGCTTCTCCCTGGCCTCCTCCCTCCCTCGTTTTTCCCTCTCTTATTCAAAAACTCACCACCGCTACTCTAACCGCCGCCGTGTCCTCTCCCTCGGCCAGGCCAACCAGGCCACCAGCTAGCTGCTGCCAGGTCCGTCCGGCGATGGGCAAGGCGGCGCGCTGGTTCCGCAGCTTCCTGGGCGGCAAGAAGGAGCAGCAGGCCACCAAAGATCACCGGCggcgccagcagcagcagcagcaggaccagcctcctcctcctccgcctccgccggccACCACCGCCAAGCGCTGGAGCTTCGGCAAGTCGTCGCGGGACTCGGCCGAGGCGGCCGCGGCCGTCGTCTCGGCCGGCGCGGGCAACGCGGCGATCGCGCGCGCCGCGGAGGCCGCCTGGCTCAGGTCCGCCGCGTGCGCCGAGACGGACCGCGAGCGGGAGCAGAGCAAGCACGCCATCGCCgtggccgccgccaccgccgccgcggccgacgCGGCGGTCGCCGCGGCGCAGGCGGCCGTCGCCGTCGTCCGACTCACAAACAAGGGACGCGCGCCGCCCGGCGTCCTCGCCACCGCTGGAGGAggacgcgccgccgccgccgccgtcaggATCCAGACGGCGTtccgaggattcttggtaatggtCAATCATCCGCAGcaactttttttttcctctctctctctctctctctctctctctctccttatcCACACCCTGTGATCCAATGGAATCCAACAGTGTCGCTGCCCTGCTGCCTCGCCATGTTCGTGCATTCGTACGGGGCGGCTGCGGCTGCTTCTGCTCTGTTTTGTTCTTGCTGTAATCGCTGCTGCGTCTCTGCGTGCGCAGGCGAAGAAGGCGTTGCGCGCGCTCAAGGCGCTCGTGAAGCTGCAGGCGCTGGTGCGCGGCTACCTCGTGCGCAGGCAGGCGGCCGCCACGCTGCAGAGCATGCAGGCGCTCGTCCGCGCGCAGGCCGCCGTGCGCGCcaggcgcgccgccgccgccgcgctctcGCAGTcgcacctccaccaccaccaccacccgccgCCCGTCCGTCCGCGCTACTCGCTGGTACAGACGACGACGGACCACGCCTTCCATTCACTACTCGTTCGTTCGTTCGTTCGTTCGTTCGTTCGTACGTTCATGCTTACACTCTACTGTTTCTTGAC
It encodes:
- the LOC8055700 gene encoding mediator of RNA polymerase II transcription subunit 1 isoform X3; translated protein: MVRPLTSPHLTVVGSWRRLSRPTRPPASCCQVRPAMGKAARWFRSFLGGKKEQQATKDHRRRQQQQQQDQPPPPPPPPATTAKRWSFGKSSRDSAEAAAAVVSAGAGNAAIARAAEAAWLRSAACAETDREREQSKHAIAVAAATAAAADAAVAAAQAAVAVVRLTNKGRAPPGVLATAGGGRAAAAAVRIQTAFRGFLAKKALRALKALVKLQALVRGYLVRRQAAATLQSMQALVRAQAAVRARRAAAAALSQSHLHHHHHPPPVRPRYSLQERYADDTRSEHGVAAYSSRRLSASVESSSYGGYDRSPKIVEVDPGRPKSRSSSSRRASSPLLDAAGGSSGGEDWCAANPASSSPLPCYLSAAGGPPRIAVPTSRQFPDYDWCALEKARPATAQSTPRYLLPATPTKSVAGNSPSLHGCPNYMSSTQASEAKVRSQSAPKQRPELACCAGGGGGGARKRVPLSEVVVVESSRASLSGVVGMQRGCGGARAQEAFSFRAAVVGRMDRSLEVAGIENDRQAFLQRRW
- the LOC8055700 gene encoding uncharacterized protein LOC8055700 isoform X1, which gives rise to MVRPLTSPHLTVVGSWRRLSRPTRPPASCCQVRPAMGKAARWFRSFLGGKKEQQATKDHRRRQQQQQQDQPPPPPPPPATTAKRWSFGKSSRDSAEAAAAVVSAGAGNAAIARAAEAAWLRSAACAETDREREQSKHAIAVAAATAAAADAAVAAAQAAVAVVRLTNKGRAPPGVLATAGGGRAAAAAVRIQTAFRGFLAKKALRALKALVKLQALVRGYLVRRQAAATLQSMQALVRAQAAVRARRAAAAALSQSHLHHHHHPPPVRPRYSLVQTTTDHAFHSLLVRSFVRSFVRTFMLTLYCFLTRVRLRRAARAVRGRHAERARGGGVQQPAAVGERRVLVVRRLRPEPQDRGGGPGPPQVALVVLAPGQLTAARRRRRQQRRRGLVRRQPRVVVAAAVLPVRRRRTAAHRRADLAPVPGLRLVRAREGPPGHGAEHAAVPAAGHPDEVRRGKLAVAARVPELHVEHAGVGGQGAVPERAQAAARARLLRRRRRRGSAEAGAAQRGGGRGVVPRQPERRRGHAARVRRRPGAGGVQLQGSRRWPHGPLVGGCRYRERPAGVLAEEVVTGDHRSASSIGNANKTTRALEE